One Rissa tridactyla isolate bRisTri1 chromosome 4, bRisTri1.patW.cur.20221130, whole genome shotgun sequence DNA window includes the following coding sequences:
- the ZC2HC1C gene encoding zinc finger C2HC domain-containing protein 1C: IALFPPVDSVVAATKLVPSSQLERQKNNFQHELTLDKEESLKDLYAPKSRSYSYSLSAERSQHISRHGGVCLAGLQSKYLTSQTKTLPAKSVASRKEGVDRAHPLKPIFHHKGVSVPVVNGAQDRSSPHMEDAPNSRPNSRSKGKPPAGRAQLGTVLFPWTAETKQSASHLYRRETAYILKLEADGRNLEEEIQKREGLLKEKLRRAKEELRRIQREKELVEAEGRRDREAERTHERKGAEEKAFRVAVRPGDRVFGGAQSEEATIPKPGITLHPQELAMRKLKKERLVATNSKIRDHIPMECLTSYSELAQKPSPSSSALPDQDSDDHLPTEVLDLQAASSVEQGGLRQCSFCRRKFLCTRLEKHMSVCGKSQGSKRKVFDSSRARARGTELEQYQQWNCSERPQNEPPRRNNWRQKHEVFIQTLHQARQVQQVLSKGGKVSDLPPLPAIENPDYVACPYCGRRFAPQAAERHIPICKTIKNRPPPPQRRKRW, translated from the exons ATAGCTTTGTTTCCACCGGTGGATTCTGTGGTGGCAGCTACTAAGCTTGTTCCCAGTTCCCAGCTGGAACGCCAGAAGAACAACTTTCAGCATGAACTCACACTTGACAAAGAGGAAAGTTTAAAGGATCTCTATGCCCCAAAGAGCCGAAGCTATTCATattctctttctgcagaaagGAGTCAACACATCTCCAGGCACGGAGGTGTCTGTCTGGCTGGACTGCAGAGCAAGTATCTCACCAGCCAGACCAAAACTCTGCCAGCTAAATCAGTAGCCAGTCGTAAAGAAGGAGTGGACCGTGCACATCCACTGAAACCAATTTTTCACCACAAGGGTGTGAGTGTTCCAGTGGTCAACGGAGCACAGGACAGAAGTTCCCCACACATGGAAGATGCTCCAAACAGTAGGCCTAACTCAAGGAGCAAAGGGAAGCCTCCAGCAGGGAGGGCTCAGCTAGGTACAGTGCTCTTTCCTTGGACAGCAGAGACCAAACAGTCAGCCTCCCATCTATACAGGAGAGAGACGGCCTACATCCTAAAGTTGGAGGCAGATGGACGGAACCTGGAAGAGGAAATTCAAAAGAGAGAGGGCCTCCTCAAAGAGAAGCTGAGGAGAGCAAAGGAAGAGCTTAGGAGGATTCAAAGAGAGAAGGAGCTTGTCGAGGCAGAggggagaagagacagagaagcagagaggacCCATGAGCGAAAGGGGGCTGAAGAGAAAGCTTTCAGAGTTGCAGTCAGGCCAGGTGACAGGGTCTTCGGTGGGGCGCAGTCAGAAGAGGCCACTATCCCCAAGCCTGGCATCACCCTCCATCCCCAAGAGCTGGCTATGAGAAAACTCAAGAAGGAGCGGCTGGTGGCCACCAACAGCAAAATTCGAGACCACATACCCATGGAGTGTTTAACCTCTTATTCAGAGCTGGCCCAAAAACCTAGCCCTTCTTCCTCTGCCCTCCCAGACCAAGATTCTGATGACCACCTGCCCACAGAGGTGCTGGACTTGCAGGCTGCCAGCTCTGTGGAGCAGGGGGGGCTCAGACAGTGCAGCTTCTGCAGACGTAAGTTCCTCTGCACCAGGCTTGAGAAGCACATGAGTGTCTGTGGCAAGAGCCAAGGCTCCAAGAGGAAAGTGTTTGACTCCAGCAGGGCCAGAGCTAGGGGCACAGAACTGGAACAGTACCAGCAGTGGAATTGCTCAGAGAGGCCTCAG AATGAGCCACCCAGAAGAAACAACTGGAGGCAGAAGCATGAGGTTTTCATCCAGACCCTGCACCAGGCCCGCCAGGTGCAGCAAGTCCTCTCCAAGGGAGGGAAGGTGTCTGACCTGCCCCCGTTGCCTGCCATCGAAAACCCGGACTATGTTGCCTGCCCATACTGCGGACGCCGATTTGCTCCCCAGGCAGCTGAGAGACACATTCCCATATGCAAAACCATCAAGAATAGGCCTCCACCCCCACAGCGGAGGAAGCGCTGGTGA